DNA from Corynebacterium aurimucosum ATCC 700975:
GTGACGGCTCACGCGGTATGCCCTCGGCGGCCATGGGTATCGGAGAAACGGCGCTACATCGTGCGCTGGTGAGCGCGAAGGGGTGGAGTGACAGCGAGGAAGGGGCGCGGTTGCGAGAAGAGGCGCGGAGGCGAGCAGGGCGGCGAGGAGCGGCTAGCGGGTTTCGAGTTCCTCTGCGGTAGGTAAGGGCAGCCGGGCTGTAGGGGAGATGCCGCGGGCCTTGGCATTGATGACGCCGGCGATGGCTAGCACAGCGAACATGGTGGCGGCGGAGAAGAGCTGGATGCGGGCGGAGGCGTCGCTAAGCATGAGGACTGCAATGGCCGCAAAGAGCGCCAGGGCGAACCACGTGAGATAGGGGTAGGCCCACATGCGCACCGGCAGCGGGTGGATGGCCTCGAGCTGCGGGCGCAGGCGCAACTGGCTCACCGCGATGAAGACCCACACGATGAGCAGCGAGGCGCCGGCGGCATTGAGCATAAAGGATAGCAGCCACCCGGTGTCCGCATAGTTCAGAACAACCATCACCGCGGAGAGGATGACCGACAACGCGATGGCCGCGGTCGGGACGCCGCGACGGTCGGTGGCGGCGAAGAGCTTCGGGGCTTCGCCGCGGCTAGCCAGCGAGTGCATCATGCGGGAGGAAGCGTAGATCTGCGCGTTGAAAGCAGAGAGCAGCGCGAGGACGATGACCACTTCCATGATGGCAGCAGCACCTGGGATTCCGGCGCGGTCCAAGACCATGGTGAAGGGCGACTCGGCGGCAGACTGCGCGGAGCCGAGCGAAGAATAGGGCAGGAGGAAGGTGATGACGAGGACGGAGCCCAGGTAGAACACCGAAATGCGCGTAATGGTGGTGCGCACTGCGTTGACGAGGGATTTCTCGGGGTCCTCGGATTCCGCCGCGGCAATGGCGACGACCTCGATGCCGCCGAACGCGAAGGCCACGGCGAGCAGACCGGCGGCCACACCGCCGAGGCCGTTGGGCATGAAGCCGTCGGCAAGAAAGACGGACGTGCCGATGAAGGTGTGGCCGGGGAGAAGACCGAAGATGAGCAGCGCACCGATGACAAGGAAAGAAATGATGACGGCGACCTTAATGAAGGCGAACCAGTACTCGAACTCGCCAAACAAGCGCACCCGCAGCAGGTTGATGGTGCCGAAGAGCGCCACGCAGACGGCCGCGGGGATCCACGGCGGGCAATTAAACCAC
Protein-coding regions in this window:
- a CDS encoding amino acid permease, encoding MLKVTAQNDSSSRSLGSGLKVRHLTMMGLGSTIGAGLFLGTGVGISAAGPAVLLAYLVAGFLAILVMQMLGEMGTVIPASGSFSEYAEHGIGRWAGFTQGWIYWLATVAVLGAEITGAAGFIGAWFNCPPWIPAAVCVALFGTINLLRVRLFGEFEYWFAFIKVAVIISFLVIGALLIFGLLPGHTFIGTSVFLADGFMPNGLGGVAAGLLAVAFAFGGIEVVAIAAAESEDPEKSLVNAVRTTITRISVFYLGSVLVITFLLPYSSLGSAQSAAESPFTMVLDRAGIPGAAAIMEVVIVLALLSAFNAQIYASSRMMHSLASRGEAPKLFAATDRRGVPTAAIALSVILSAVMVVLNYADTGWLLSFMLNAAGASLLIVWVFIAVSQLRLRPQLEAIHPLPVRMWAYPYLTWFALALFAAIAVLMLSDASARIQLFSAATMFAVLAIAGVINAKARGISPTARLPLPTAEELETR